The window taaatgattaaatgtaaatgtaaatgtaaggtgTCGCACATCAAGGTCCTCACCTCACTGAGGGAGCGTTGCGATCTGCTGGTGTTTGGATAATTGGAGGCAGGAAACTAGTCTCAAGTGTAGTCTACCAGTGTGTCACTTGTCGTAGGCTTAGAGGGAAACCTGTTGAACAGAAAATGGCCAACCTCCCAGAAGATCGACTCACCATGGAGCCCCCGTTCACTAGGGTCGGCTTAGATGTTTTTGGACCCTGGAGTGTAGTCACTCGCAAGACTAGGGGTGGGGTCACAGAAAGTAAACGCTGGGCAGTTTTATTTAGTTGCTTAGGGACTCGTGCAGTGCACATAGAAGTAATTGAATCTATGTCTACCTCATGCTTTATTAATGCACTGAGAAGTTTTTTCGCAGTTAGAGGTCCTTCCAAAGTTCTCAGATCAGACCGCGGAACCAACTTTATTGGAGCCTGTAAGGAGCTAAAAATCAGTACAGATCACCCTGAGATCCAAGACTACCTCAGCAACGAAGGTTGCACATGGACATTCAACACGCCTCACTCATCACATATGGTTGGCTCATGGGAGAGAATGATTGGCATCGCTCGCCGCATTCTAGACGCCAGGTTTCTGCAGTCAGGTCCAACTCGTCTTACCCATGAGGTCCTCACAACACTAATGGCAGAAGTTATGGCAATCATTAATGCTCGCCCATTGGTTCCCATAAGTACTGATTCAGACTCACCAATTATTTTGACACCGTCTATGCTTCTAACTCCTAAGGCAGGAGTTGCTCCCACTCCTGAAGGGACATTTGACATGAAAGACATGTATAAAAAGCAATGGCAACATGTTCAAGTTCTTGCAGATACCTTTTGGAAGCGCTGGAGACAAGAATATCTGTCAGTGCTTCAGCCAAGAAGGAAATGGACTCATGACAAAGATGACATTCAAGAAGGGGATGTAGTCTTGTTGAAAGATGAACAAGTTAAACGTAATGAATGGCCCATTGGATTCATTACTAAAATCTTCCCAAGCGAAGACAAGAAGGTCAGAAAAGTGGAAGTCAAAGTTGTGAAGCAAGGGACTTCTCGTGTCTACTTTCGACAAGTGACTCAACTTATTCTCCTGCTTTCCCAAAGTAGTGATACAAAGACTGATAAGTGTTAAATCGTGGTATAAAAGTTTTTATACCAGGCGGGGAGTGTAATGGTTTAGTTTAATAATAAGGAAAGTTTGGTTTGTTTATATGTTGACCTTTAAGCGCCCTCTTGTGGCGAGGACTGTGTATGGTAACCTTCATATGACTTGTTGCATTGAGTTCATTGTGAAGTGTCATGGCTGAAGTGCGGCTTGTACGGTGAGGTCGTGGCCCACATAAGGCTGTAAGTcgctattatttattatataaatatgatgtTTAGTAGGTTTAAGATGTTTAAAAGTTAATTCATTAATCTAGAGATGCAAATGTTGCTAAAAACGAAATGTGAAGTGACGTGCAAAGCGAGAGTATTAACAGTTAGTCAGTCCTGTATGCTAGCGATCTTTTGTTATGGTTAATAGGCTTATGTGAATTCCGTGATTACAAGAAATTACCTAAAACAAGGAATATAATTAACAAATGCACGAAAATGTAacgtttaatgttttgatttaatgtttcatttgaatGCTTTAATTAGTCAGTAAATACTGTTCAGTCAACTGCATTTTGAATATGTACAATTCTGATTGCTGTATTTCCTATGTCTGTTTACAGTTTTACAATATTAAAGTTAAACGAGAAAACATTCATGAAACCTAATGGAGGATTAAAAGCCATGAATCAACATCTTGCCTGTTCACTGTCTGTCTAGCTGGATAGAGAAGTGACACGTCTAGTGAGGACAGAAcacctaccatctagttaacaaagctaaacagcgtcgccctttgtgtaataagttacagaaactgtttaaCGCACCACAcctgctgcacatagttttacatgtggattataattttccggaactgagttaaacataaattgtaaccattaatctccaagtacagcgtccctgggaagcccaaacaaagatgattggactcagagatgaaaataacagcgtttcaacgacatggcgaacacaaacacagctcttccttcttctccgtcggagcacaacaaggccacgccccctgtttgtgaattcatgtgggcagaggttagtcaaaaaactgt of the Carassius auratus strain Wakin unplaced genomic scaffold, ASM336829v1 scaf_tig00216504, whole genome shotgun sequence genome contains:
- the LOC113098292 gene encoding uncharacterized protein LOC113098292 yields the protein MANLPEDRLTMEPPFTRVGLDVFGPWSVVTRKTRGGVTESKRWAVLFSCLGTRAVHIEVIESMSTSCFINALRSFFAVRGPSKVLRSDRGTNFIGACKELKISTDHPEIQDYLSNEGCTWTFNTPHSSHMVGSWERMIGIARRILDARFLQSGPTRLTHEVLTTLMAEVMAIINARPLVPISTDSDSPIILTPSMLLTPKAGVAPTPEGTFDMKDMYKKQWQHVQVLADTFWKRWRQEYLSVLQPRRKWTHDKDDIQEGDVVLLKDEQVKRNEWPIGFITKIFPSEDKKVRKVEVKVVKQGTSRVYFRQVTQLILLLSQSSDTKTDKC